From one Lolium rigidum isolate FL_2022 chromosome 4, APGP_CSIRO_Lrig_0.1, whole genome shotgun sequence genomic stretch:
- the LOC124705826 gene encoding thylakoid lumenal 17.4 kDa protein, chloroplastic-like: MVSSCLASPATARGGSALRLQQQQPRACRVTCLADAGGTGSRAKAAGGFACGLLAAWAVASAPGPVIAAGQRLPPLSTDPNRCQAAFVGNTIGQANGVYDKVLDLRFCDFSNEKDNLKGKTLSAALMSDAKFDGADMTEVVMSKAYAVGASFKGTDFTNAVIDRAVFSKADLEGAIFKNTVLSGSTFEDANLKDVSFEDTLIGYIDLQKLCRNTSINEDTRLELGCR; this comes from the exons ATGGTCTCGTCCTGcctcgcctcgccggccaccgcgcGCGGCGGCTCTGCTCTCCgactgcagcagcagcagcccagGGCTTGCCGCGTGACGTGCTTGGCCGACGCGGGGGGTACCGGGAGCCGCGCCAAGGCGGCGGGAGGGTTCGCGTGCGGCTTGCTCGCGGCCTGGGCCGTCGCGTCCGCGCCCGGCCCGGTGATCGCCGCCGGTCAG AGGCTGCCTCCACTATCAACAGATCCAAACAGATGTCAGGCTGCATTTGTTGGGAACACAATCGGTCAGGCAAATGGGGTCTATGACAAGGTGCTTGATCTCCGCTTCTGTGATTTCTCAAATGAGAAAGATAATCTGAAGGGCAAGACTCTGTCTGCAGCTTTGATGTCCGATGCAAAGTTTGATGGCGCTGACATGACAGAAGTTGTCATGTCCAAGGCCTATGCTGTTGGTGCAAGTTTCAAAG GCACGGACTTCACGAATGCAGTGATAGACCGTGCTGTTTTCTCAAAGGCTGACCTTGAAGGTGCAATCTTTAAGAACACCGTCTTGTCAGGATCAACCTTCGAGGATGCTAATTTGAAGGATGTATCCTTCGAGGACACACTCATTGGCTACATTGACCTTCAGAAGCTATGCAGAAACACCAGCATAAACGAAGACACGAGATTGGAGCTGGGCTGCAGGTGA
- the LOC124647570 gene encoding uncharacterized protein LOC124647570: MTPASMVGMPKSPRSMAFSAAAAPFGERRKARFCVAASGRDEQHQPALPSMAAVPASLRAIQAKRKMAAARGVPRASSAAGCAVAALAAAVEAVQGAAVGGASGAARGAGDAVAWVFQKVHFESPDLAVGLLGLVASCLGTAVEMEMERMRAREAEASARKTEPVASAADAQDDDHCDDAEEADDVPMLVGLDLEKELWARIGIQHGDDDDNMPPMGVDEDEQEAINIARAELRKASYERIIATSEANSLILSNYAQLLYEFDKDLDRAEDYFKRAVAIEPPDGEAMRRYGMFLWQARGDLVGAEDMFTGAIDEDPDSSHHRSSYAWFLWMTGGVETCVIDSGSNNDPE; this comes from the exons ATGACGCCGGCGAGCATGGTTGGCATGCCCAAGAGCCCCCGGTCTATGGCGTTCTCGGCAGCTGCCGCGCCGTTCGGGGAGCGGAGGAAGGCCCGGTTCTGCGTCGCGGCGTCCGGCAGGGACGAACAGCATCAGCCGGCGCTACCGTCGATGGCTGCCGTGCCGGCGTCGCTGCGCGCGATCCAGGCCAAGAGGAagatggcggcggcgcgcggggtgccGCGGGCGTCGAGCGCCGCCGGGTGCGCGGTGGCGGCACTggccgcggccgtggaggcggtgcAGGGCGCGGCGGTCGGCGGAGCCTCGGGCGCCGCGCGCGGTGCCGGGGACGCCGTGGCCTGGGTCTTCCAGAAGGTGCACTTCGAGTCTCCCGACCTCGCCGTGGGCCTGCTCGGCCTCGTCGCGTCATGCCTCGGCACGGccgtggagatggagatggagcggATGAGGGCCAGGGAGGCCGAGGCGTCGGCCAGAAAGACGGAACCCGTTGCCAGTGCCGCCGACGCCCAGGACGATGACCACTGCGACGACGCGGAGGAGGCCGACGATGTGCCAATGCTGGTGGGGCTGGACCTGGAGAAGGAGCTCTGGGCCAGGATCGGCATCCAGCATGGCGACGACGACGATAACATGCCGCCGATGGGCGtggacgaggacgagcaggaggccATCAACATCGCCCGCGCCGAGCTGCGCAAGGCCTCGTACGAGCGGATCATCGCCACCTCCGAGGCCAACTCGCTCATCCTCTCCAACTACGCGCAGCTCCTCTACGAGTTCGACAAGGATCTCGACAG GGCTGAGGACTACTTCAAGCGTGCCGTGGCCATCGAGCCGCCTGACGGCGAGGCGATGCGGAGATACGGCATGTTCCTCTGGCAAGCCCGCGGCGACCTCGTCGGCGCAGAGGACATGTTCACCGGCGCCATCGACGAGGATCCGGACAGCAGCCACCACCGGAGCAGCTACGCGTGGTTCCTCTGGATGACCGGCGGCGTTGAGACCTGCGTCATCGACTCCGGCAGCAACAACGACCCCGAGTGA